In the Leifsonia sp. 466MF genome, one interval contains:
- a CDS encoding PH domain-containing protein, whose amino-acid sequence METAPITAWTLHNEIPIPEDVTPLLVDGEQAVAAFKTFRDSAIFTTKRLIVRDAQGVTGKKVEIYSLPYSSINMWSSENAGKLDLNAEIELWTRAGHIKVKLGRGADVRRLDSLIAWAVLHAH is encoded by the coding sequence ATGGAAACTGCACCGATCACCGCCTGGACCCTTCACAACGAAATCCCCATTCCCGAGGATGTAACTCCTCTTCTCGTGGATGGCGAGCAGGCGGTGGCGGCATTCAAGACGTTTCGTGACTCGGCGATCTTCACCACCAAGCGACTGATCGTCCGCGACGCGCAGGGCGTCACCGGCAAGAAGGTGGAGATCTACTCCCTCCCCTACAGCTCCATCAACATGTGGTCGTCCGAGAACGCCGGCAAGCTCGACCTGAACGCTGAAATCGAGCTCTGGACGCGTGCAGGGCACATCAAAGTGAAGCTCGGCCGCGGCGCTGACGTTCGCCGGCTCGACAGCCTCATCGCCTGGGCGGTCCTGCACGCTCATTAG
- a CDS encoding DUF4352 domain-containing protein, translated as MTNPPAGWYPDPEYPGQQRYWDGSAWTVNRAPSGPATPRDSSPLRNDGGDNARPSRDSSLATLALILAIIGFVFGVIPFAAWIAWLLFVPALVLAIRALVKGQAGKGQSISAISVASIGWLIALFVGIASFGIAGGATPDAEPAALPTSPNATAPSPTATPSPTPAVPSPAPSAPPSLPGIGQSVASRSGVSFTVTGVQCGLGTQDDVFGTVAPKGQFCKVDFVVANGSSQPQNVSTWDVFGYIGNARYEADTSLGSFGEDSFSTTVNPGLSVNCSVYFDVPAGAGLDRVKLITGWWGGDGATVTLH; from the coding sequence ATGACGAATCCTCCTGCCGGCTGGTACCCGGATCCCGAGTATCCCGGACAACAGCGCTACTGGGACGGCTCTGCTTGGACAGTGAACCGAGCCCCGAGCGGCCCGGCAACGCCCCGCGACTCCTCCCCCTTGCGCAACGACGGGGGTGACAACGCTCGCCCCTCGCGTGATTCGTCCCTTGCGACGCTCGCGCTGATCCTCGCGATCATCGGATTCGTCTTCGGCGTGATCCCGTTCGCAGCATGGATCGCGTGGCTGTTGTTCGTGCCCGCGCTGGTTCTCGCCATCCGCGCCCTCGTGAAGGGTCAAGCGGGCAAGGGACAGTCGATCTCGGCGATCAGCGTCGCGAGCATCGGTTGGCTGATCGCATTGTTCGTCGGCATCGCATCGTTCGGGATCGCCGGCGGAGCCACCCCCGATGCCGAGCCGGCGGCCCTTCCGACCTCACCGAACGCCACTGCGCCGTCTCCGACCGCCACGCCAAGCCCGACCCCGGCCGTTCCGAGCCCAGCCCCGTCAGCCCCTCCGTCGTTGCCCGGCATCGGGCAAAGCGTCGCGAGCCGGAGCGGAGTCTCCTTCACCGTGACAGGCGTTCAATGCGGTCTCGGAACGCAGGATGACGTTTTCGGCACGGTCGCGCCGAAGGGCCAGTTCTGCAAGGTCGACTTCGTCGTCGCCAACGGCAGCTCGCAACCGCAGAACGTCTCCACGTGGGACGTCTTCGGGTACATCGGAAACGCCCGCTACGAAGCGGACACCAGCCTGGGCAGCTTCGGAGAAGACTCCTTCTCGACCACCGTCAACCCCGGGCTCAGCGTCAATTGCAGCGTCTACTTCGATGTGCCCGCCGGAGCCGGCCTCGACCGCGTGAAGCTGATCACCGGCTGGTGGGGAGGCGACGGCGCTACGGTGACGCTGCACTGA
- the dinB gene encoding DNA polymerase IV — translation MRGEATVLHADLDAFYASVEQRDAPELRGRPVIVGGGVVLAASYEAKARGVRTAMGGRQARDLCPEAVVVPPRMDAYSAASKDVFAIFRDTTPIVEGLSIDEAFLEVGGLRRIAGTPEQIATRLRERVRAEVGLAISVGIARTKFLAKVASAVSKPDGLILVEPDREQEFLLPLPVERLWGVGAVTAEKLHRLGIRTVGQLAELEEATAERLLGRAAGAHLHALARLRDPRPVNATKRRGSIGSQRALGSRPRTPEELDLILTQIVDRLARRLRDGDRTCRTIVLRLRFGDFARATRSRTLGCPSDRTSVLLTVARSLLAAVQPEIAARGISLIGISLSHLGRSDTFQPELPIDWDDSARLDTVLDAVRDRFGATSVARAAQLGRDPGWSTPLLPEHL, via the coding sequence ATGCGGGGCGAGGCGACCGTGCTGCATGCCGACCTCGACGCCTTCTACGCCTCCGTCGAGCAGCGCGATGCGCCGGAGCTCCGCGGCCGCCCGGTCATCGTCGGCGGCGGCGTCGTGCTCGCGGCGAGCTACGAGGCGAAGGCGCGCGGGGTCCGCACCGCCATGGGCGGGCGGCAGGCGCGGGACCTGTGCCCGGAGGCCGTCGTCGTCCCACCACGAATGGATGCGTACTCCGCCGCGAGCAAGGACGTGTTCGCGATCTTCCGCGACACGACCCCGATCGTGGAAGGACTGTCGATCGACGAGGCCTTCCTTGAAGTGGGCGGGCTCCGACGCATCGCCGGCACGCCCGAGCAGATCGCGACCCGGCTGCGGGAACGCGTTCGCGCGGAGGTCGGACTCGCCATCTCGGTCGGGATCGCGCGAACCAAGTTCCTCGCCAAGGTCGCCAGCGCCGTGAGCAAACCTGACGGCCTCATCCTGGTGGAGCCCGACCGGGAGCAGGAGTTCCTGCTCCCGCTCCCCGTGGAACGCCTCTGGGGCGTCGGCGCCGTCACCGCGGAGAAGCTCCACCGTCTGGGCATCCGCACCGTCGGTCAGCTGGCCGAGCTCGAAGAAGCCACCGCCGAGCGCCTGCTCGGTAGGGCGGCCGGCGCGCACCTGCACGCCCTGGCCCGGCTGCGCGACCCCCGCCCGGTCAATGCGACGAAGCGCCGCGGATCCATCGGCTCACAGCGCGCACTGGGCAGTCGTCCGCGGACGCCGGAGGAGCTCGACCTCATCCTGACCCAGATCGTCGACCGGCTGGCTCGACGGCTGCGGGATGGGGATCGCACGTGCCGCACGATCGTGCTGCGGCTGCGCTTCGGCGACTTCGCCCGCGCCACGCGATCGCGCACGCTCGGCTGCCCGTCAGACCGCACCTCGGTGCTGCTGACCGTGGCCCGCAGCCTCCTCGCGGCGGTTCAGCCCGAGATCGCCGCGCGGGGAATCAGCCTCATCGGCATCTCGCTCTCGCACCTGGGCCGGTCGGACACCTTCCAGCCCGAGCTGCCCATCGACTGGGATGACAGCGCACGTCTCGACACCGTGCTCGACGCCGTCCGCGACCGCTTCGGCGCAACCTCGGTCGCTCGCGCCGCACAGCTCGGTCGCGATCCCGGCTGGTCCACGCCGCTGCTCCCCGAACACCTGTAG
- a CDS encoding dihydrofolate reductase family protein: MRKLRYAINVTLDGCCHHEAGLPPDEESMRYWTAEMERADALIFGRVTYGMMESAWRRPASGTWPDWMDESQLPFAEAIDGAKKHVVSSTLTDVDWNAELLQGDVGQAVERLKQQPGEGLFVGGVTLPLALADLGLIDEYVLVVHPVIAGHGPTLLAGLRERIQLDLVDRQEFRSGVSALRFRPS; this comes from the coding sequence ATGAGAAAGCTTCGCTACGCCATCAACGTCACCCTCGACGGCTGCTGCCATCACGAAGCAGGGCTTCCCCCGGACGAGGAGTCGATGCGCTACTGGACGGCCGAGATGGAGCGGGCCGACGCCCTGATCTTCGGGCGGGTGACCTACGGGATGATGGAGTCCGCGTGGCGGCGGCCGGCCTCCGGCACCTGGCCCGATTGGATGGATGAGTCGCAGCTCCCCTTCGCCGAGGCCATCGATGGCGCGAAGAAGCACGTCGTGTCGAGCACGCTGACCGACGTCGACTGGAACGCCGAACTGCTGCAGGGCGACGTGGGGCAAGCGGTGGAACGGCTCAAGCAGCAGCCCGGTGAGGGTCTGTTCGTCGGCGGGGTGACACTCCCCCTCGCGCTGGCGGATCTGGGGCTGATCGACGAGTACGTGCTCGTCGTGCATCCTGTCATCGCCGGGCACGGGCCGACGCTGCTTGCGGGTCTGCGCGAGCGCATCCAGCTGGACCTCGTGGATCGCCAGGAGTTCCGGTCAGGGGTGAGCGCGCTGCGATTCCGGCCCAGCTAG
- a CDS encoding DUF4352 domain-containing protein, with protein MFRRITALATIAALATGLALTGCSSTPQPAGGAGGTGGSASAPAPSKPAAPGLNTPVKVGSFEYTVLGSQDAGTTVGTSPLTQTAQGTYLQVDLKIANTGNSAATFIVNYVKLVDASGKTFDADPTATLYASPDQSAWVAAINPGNAIQGPILFDVPAGTQAASIQVSDNAFSKGQTITLH; from the coding sequence ATGTTCCGTCGAATCACCGCACTCGCCACCATTGCCGCGCTCGCGACCGGGCTGGCACTGACCGGCTGCAGCAGCACGCCGCAGCCGGCCGGGGGCGCCGGGGGCACGGGCGGCAGCGCGTCGGCGCCCGCTCCTTCGAAGCCCGCGGCGCCCGGCTTGAACACGCCCGTGAAGGTCGGCTCGTTCGAGTACACGGTCCTGGGCTCTCAGGACGCGGGCACCACCGTGGGAACATCTCCGCTGACGCAGACCGCCCAGGGAACGTACCTCCAGGTGGATCTGAAGATCGCCAACACGGGCAACAGCGCCGCAACCTTCATCGTCAACTATGTGAAGCTCGTCGACGCCTCCGGGAAGACGTTCGACGCCGACCCGACCGCGACGCTCTACGCCAGCCCGGATCAGAGCGCCTGGGTCGCCGCCATCAACCCCGGCAACGCGATCCAAGGTCCGATCCTCTTCGACGTCCCCGCGGGCACTCAGGCGGCGAGCATCCAGGTGAGCGACAACGCCTTCTCGAAGGGGCAGACCATCACGCTGCACTGA
- a CDS encoding response regulator yields the protein MTDPHIRVLVVDDDPMAAAGVAAVLGAAGDIEVVGRCSDGDEVARAVALHHPDVVLCDVRMPRMDGVAVVESFDSVRPRFLMMTAFDEDGRVLDAVSAGAAGFMLKDEDPHRIIEAVRQVAAGDAAFSPRAARQLSAWVRDARSATARRDAAAKMAELTPREREFAIAVTNGASDAELAQTFFVAETTVKSTLAGIRAKWGVRTRTELAVVVARSGM from the coding sequence GTGACCGACCCTCACATCCGCGTGCTCGTCGTCGATGACGATCCCATGGCCGCGGCCGGCGTAGCCGCGGTTCTCGGAGCTGCGGGCGACATCGAGGTCGTCGGACGGTGTTCCGATGGCGATGAGGTCGCGCGGGCTGTCGCCCTGCACCATCCCGACGTGGTCCTCTGTGATGTCCGAATGCCAAGGATGGACGGCGTCGCGGTCGTCGAATCCTTCGACAGCGTTCGTCCGCGTTTCCTCATGATGACGGCGTTCGACGAGGACGGTCGCGTGCTCGACGCCGTGAGTGCCGGAGCCGCCGGGTTCATGCTGAAGGACGAGGACCCCCACCGGATCATCGAAGCAGTCCGTCAGGTCGCGGCCGGCGATGCCGCCTTTTCGCCGCGCGCGGCGCGCCAGCTCTCCGCCTGGGTCCGGGACGCGCGCAGTGCGACCGCGCGACGCGACGCTGCCGCGAAGATGGCGGAACTCACGCCTCGGGAACGTGAGTTCGCCATCGCCGTGACGAACGGGGCCTCCGACGCGGAACTTGCGCAGACGTTCTTCGTCGCCGAGACGACCGTCAAGTCCACCCTCGCAGGGATCCGTGCGAAGTGGGGCGTCCGGACGCGAACGGAACTTGCCGTGGTGGTCGCTCGCTCCGGTATGTGA
- the arfB gene encoding alternative ribosome rescue aminoacyl-tRNA hydrolase ArfB: MPSPHRPGLTVDSGLTIPESELSWRFSRSSGPGGQGVNTADSRVELVWDVAGSAVLSPVQRERLLERLGGRLVDGKLTIAASEHRAQLRNREAARARLADIVADALRPPAAPRRPTRPSRGARERRLDAKKRRTDIKRLRRPPHD; the protein is encoded by the coding sequence ATGCCCTCCCCTCACCGTCCCGGCCTTACGGTCGACTCGGGACTCACCATCCCCGAGTCCGAGCTGTCGTGGCGGTTCTCGCGGTCGTCCGGCCCCGGCGGGCAGGGGGTGAACACGGCCGACTCCCGGGTGGAACTCGTGTGGGATGTGGCGGGCTCCGCCGTTCTCTCCCCCGTCCAGCGCGAGCGGCTCCTCGAGCGTCTGGGCGGTCGCCTCGTCGACGGAAAGCTGACGATCGCCGCATCCGAACACCGCGCACAGCTGCGCAACAGGGAGGCCGCGCGCGCTCGGCTGGCCGACATCGTGGCCGACGCCCTCCGGCCGCCCGCGGCACCGCGAAGACCGACGAGGCCGAGTCGCGGCGCCAGGGAACGGCGTCTGGATGCGAAGAAGCGGCGCACGGACATCAAGCGGCTGCGTCGCCCTCCGCACGACTGA
- a CDS encoding TetR family transcriptional regulator, with amino-acid sequence MARRYDRDESIRLLLEASAEEFARHGVGGARIERIADRAEVNKASIYSYIGNKDDLFEATLQSKLGELAKTVAIQSDDLAAYAGDLFDFLTADPSVAWLFEQEGLHYGADDVPALAERSDYFQSRVAAVRAALDGNGDADGDAEAIFFSIIAMCYWFVAAPQLVRMVFGDVSDEEAKRRYRSHVVATAEAMVTRRGSTVP; translated from the coding sequence ATGGCCAGACGATACGACCGGGATGAGAGCATCCGCCTGCTCCTGGAGGCGAGTGCCGAGGAGTTCGCGCGCCATGGCGTCGGGGGCGCGCGCATCGAGCGGATCGCCGACCGCGCCGAGGTCAACAAGGCGTCCATTTACTCCTACATCGGCAACAAGGACGACCTGTTCGAAGCGACCCTGCAATCCAAGCTCGGCGAGCTGGCCAAGACGGTGGCCATCCAGTCCGACGACCTCGCCGCGTACGCCGGCGACCTGTTCGACTTCCTTACAGCGGATCCGTCCGTGGCGTGGCTGTTCGAGCAGGAGGGGCTGCATTACGGCGCGGACGATGTGCCCGCCCTCGCGGAACGGTCCGACTACTTCCAGTCCCGGGTCGCCGCTGTGCGTGCCGCCCTCGACGGCAATGGGGACGCGGACGGCGACGCGGAGGCCATCTTCTTCTCGATCATCGCCATGTGCTACTGGTTCGTGGCAGCGCCACAACTGGTCCGGATGGTGTTCGGCGACGTGTCCGACGAGGAGGCCAAGCGCCGCTACCGCAGCCACGTCGTGGCGACGGCGGAGGCCATGGTCACGCGGCGAGGTAGTACCGTCCCGTAA
- a CDS encoding MmpS family transport accessory protein, with translation MSTLPPPPAPEQQYAAPAPQKTGNGLGIAALILGIIALVSAFIPFLSYGAWFFGLIGLILGIIGLVQKNKSKGVALTGTILSGVAIILSIVMSIVYTAAFASAVNDAVNDEIKKQDAVASQPVEVVYDVTGTSTDTTIVYSTYADGGSKSETASNTPLPWTKTISVKKGGTFDFSSFSVTATAGQDGGDVACKITVGGKVVSEQTATGQFATVSCLATGTGDE, from the coding sequence ATGAGCACCCTTCCTCCGCCGCCCGCACCCGAGCAGCAGTACGCTGCACCCGCGCCTCAAAAGACCGGTAACGGCCTCGGCATCGCTGCACTGATCCTCGGAATCATCGCGCTCGTCAGCGCCTTCATCCCGTTCCTGAGCTACGGCGCGTGGTTCTTCGGCCTCATCGGTCTCATTCTCGGGATCATCGGGCTGGTCCAGAAGAACAAGTCGAAGGGCGTGGCGCTGACCGGCACGATCCTCTCTGGCGTCGCGATCATCCTGTCGATCGTCATGTCGATCGTTTACACGGCGGCTTTCGCCTCTGCGGTCAACGACGCCGTGAACGATGAGATCAAGAAGCAGGATGCGGTCGCCTCCCAGCCCGTCGAGGTCGTTTACGACGTCACCGGAACGAGCACCGACACCACCATCGTGTACTCCACGTACGCCGACGGCGGATCGAAGTCCGAGACGGCGTCGAACACGCCGCTGCCGTGGACGAAGACGATCTCCGTCAAGAAGGGTGGCACGTTCGACTTCAGCAGCTTCTCCGTCACGGCGACCGCCGGCCAGGACGGCGGCGACGTCGCGTGCAAGATCACGGTGGGCGGCAAGGTCGTCTCCGAGCAGACCGCCACCGGGCAGTTCGCCACGGTGAGCTGCCTCGCCACGGGCACCGGCGACGAGTAA
- a CDS encoding sensor histidine kinase: MAHTPPAPSAQNAPSAQRPRTAAEPSRARRAWALVGSVGLSVLCALLGISAGGIHAGEGSTFAPPVQLLATVGAFAMIAVSVTLVWRHRYPVLVSLLAIGGAVVFPTTPLPALVSLAAVTAVTTGWRRWAFVAATYLATVVALCWDVASHVSLLSDFVGEPAAGTPERLALYWAVPIVAGVMVVPFAAFGFVRQLRSERDVAQRGTEAANRNVVLLHREVERERERQELARELHDTLAARLSSLSLHAGALELTVGGSDEKAAAAARAVRETAQHSLDELRDVVQVLRHPSPTAGGTGLGDLAGLVDAALREGADVRAQLVITDPASCDPHVAHACYRIVQESLSNARRHAPGTPIRLEVRGAPGAGLTISTTNWLTPGAQPTSVGGGHGLTGMSERVALVGGSFQAGTTQDGTFAIVAWLPWRSPPS; the protein is encoded by the coding sequence ATGGCACACACCCCGCCCGCGCCGAGCGCACAGAACGCGCCGAGCGCACAGCGGCCACGCACCGCGGCGGAACCTTCTCGCGCTCGACGCGCATGGGCGCTCGTCGGTTCGGTCGGACTGTCCGTTTTGTGCGCCCTGCTGGGCATCTCGGCGGGCGGAATACACGCCGGTGAGGGATCGACGTTCGCCCCACCCGTTCAGCTGCTCGCCACCGTCGGGGCATTCGCCATGATCGCCGTCTCGGTGACGCTCGTGTGGCGTCACCGATATCCGGTGCTCGTTTCCTTGCTCGCTATCGGTGGTGCGGTCGTCTTCCCGACGACGCCCCTTCCCGCGCTGGTCAGCCTCGCCGCGGTCACCGCCGTGACGACAGGATGGAGGCGCTGGGCATTCGTGGCCGCCACCTACCTCGCCACCGTCGTGGCGCTCTGCTGGGATGTCGCCTCGCACGTCTCGCTGCTCTCCGACTTCGTCGGCGAACCGGCCGCCGGTACCCCCGAGCGGTTGGCGCTGTACTGGGCTGTGCCGATCGTCGCCGGGGTGATGGTCGTCCCTTTCGCGGCTTTCGGATTCGTCCGGCAGCTGCGATCCGAACGCGACGTCGCCCAGCGCGGCACGGAGGCGGCCAACCGGAATGTCGTGCTCCTCCACAGGGAGGTCGAGCGGGAGCGCGAGCGGCAGGAACTGGCCCGTGAGCTGCACGACACACTGGCGGCGCGGCTGAGCTCCCTCTCTCTGCACGCCGGAGCGCTGGAACTGACCGTCGGGGGCTCGGATGAGAAAGCGGCGGCAGCAGCGCGTGCGGTTCGCGAGACCGCACAGCATTCCTTGGACGAGCTTCGGGATGTCGTGCAGGTTCTCCGGCATCCATCACCGACCGCAGGCGGTACCGGTTTGGGCGACCTGGCCGGGCTCGTGGACGCTGCGCTGCGGGAGGGCGCGGACGTGCGGGCCCAGCTGGTGATCACGGACCCCGCGTCCTGCGATCCTCACGTCGCGCACGCCTGCTACCGGATCGTTCAAGAGTCCTTGTCGAACGCGCGACGCCATGCGCCGGGCACGCCGATCCGTCTGGAGGTCAGGGGCGCACCGGGGGCGGGTCTCACCATCTCGACCACCAACTGGCTGACGCCAGGCGCGCAACCGACCTCGGTCGGCGGTGGACACGGTCTCACCGGCATGAGCGAGCGGGTCGCCCTGGTGGGAGGGTCCTTCCAGGCCGGAACGACCCAGGATGGCACCTTCGCGATCGTCGCATGGCTGCCGTGGAGGTCCCCGCCGAGCTGA